A portion of the Desulfovibrio sp. Huiquan2017 genome contains these proteins:
- a CDS encoding sodium:solute symporter family protein: MGAVSHWGVLLTVLAYEVIVVVGIGAFIKARERKSAVCETGGFTLAGRSLPWPVVGVTLALTVLGTPHIFGVLEMTWHIGAVSVWFGLAHVALLVVACTSTGLWARRLNITTMPEMLSLIFGDTARLMVSCVMAGMVWGILTLEAQGLGIIISTISGLPIAQGAVIGGIIGTLYVVLAGMKEIGWVNLINCFIMYVGLILAFVYISMGIPFDGWDGVAAVYMQHGNEFMLSTLGTPDLLLTFGLGTVLATVTCHSVAQQLIQPALAAKSEKTIKKALWLAAPLNGFFCVFVVCIGLAAKIDPSVSALGPKLAGPAMFMRYLPPWLIALLFATFLAAVLSSFAAAVLAPATIFTIDIYKNLFRPNLCEKEEAFVTRAGIIVLAVLAIIAAGNMPPIVSAINWLFAWITPVFFLIIFGLFWRRSGAAAVTTLLVSWIVNMLWSFTPLPVAMGMADIPNVYPTLISSLVVSVALLSVARTERGLFLKRA, encoded by the coding sequence ATGGGAGCTGTTAGTCACTGGGGTGTCTTATTGACAGTCCTGGCCTACGAGGTGATCGTGGTCGTGGGCATCGGAGCATTCATCAAGGCCAGGGAGCGCAAGAGCGCGGTCTGTGAGACCGGCGGATTTACCCTGGCCGGACGCAGCCTTCCCTGGCCGGTGGTGGGGGTTACCCTGGCCCTGACCGTGCTGGGCACCCCGCATATCTTCGGCGTTCTGGAGATGACCTGGCACATCGGCGCCGTGAGCGTCTGGTTCGGCCTTGCCCACGTGGCCCTGCTGGTGGTGGCCTGCACCTCCACCGGTCTGTGGGCCCGTCGCCTGAACATCACGACCATGCCCGAAATGCTGTCGCTCATTTTCGGCGACACCGCCCGGCTGATGGTCAGTTGCGTCATGGCCGGCATGGTGTGGGGCATCCTGACCCTGGAGGCCCAGGGGTTGGGCATCATCATCTCCACCATCTCCGGCCTGCCCATTGCCCAGGGCGCCGTCATCGGCGGCATCATAGGCACCCTGTACGTGGTGCTCGCGGGCATGAAGGAGATCGGCTGGGTCAACCTCATCAACTGTTTCATCATGTATGTGGGGCTGATCCTGGCTTTCGTGTACATTTCCATGGGCATTCCCTTTGACGGGTGGGACGGCGTGGCCGCTGTCTACATGCAGCACGGCAATGAATTCATGCTCTCCACCCTGGGTACGCCCGATCTGCTGCTCACCTTTGGCCTGGGCACCGTGCTGGCCACCGTGACCTGTCACTCCGTGGCCCAGCAGCTCATCCAGCCCGCCCTGGCCGCCAAGAGCGAAAAGACCATCAAGAAGGCCCTGTGGCTGGCCGCGCCCCTCAACGGCTTCTTCTGCGTCTTCGTGGTCTGCATCGGCCTGGCCGCCAAGATCGACCCCAGCGTCAGCGCCCTCGGGCCCAAGCTGGCTGGTCCGGCCATGTTCATGCGTTACCTGCCGCCGTGGCTCATCGCGCTGCTTTTCGCCACCTTCCTGGCGGCCGTGCTCTCCAGCTTCGCCGCAGCCGTGCTGGCTCCGGCAACCATCTTCACCATCGACATCTACAAGAACCTCTTCCGCCCCAACCTGTGCGAAAAGGAAGAGGCCTTTGTCACCCGGGCCGGGATCATCGTGCTCGCCGTGCTGGCCATCATCGCGGCCGGGAACATGCCGCCCATCGTCAGCGCCATCAACTGGCTCTTCGCCTGGATCACCCCGGTGTTTTTCCTGATCATCTTCGGTCTGTTCTGGCGACGCTCGGGAGCGGCCGCAGTCACGACGCTTCTGGTCAGCTGGATCGTCAATATGCTCTGGAGCTTCACCCCGCTGCCCGTGGCCATGGGTATGGCCGACATCCCCAATGTCTACCCCACGCTGATCTCCAGCCTGGTGGTGTCCGTTGCCCTGCTGTCGGTCGCGCGTACGGAGCGCGGGTTGTTCCTCAAGCGGGCTTAA